One window of the Rhipicephalus sanguineus isolate Rsan-2018 chromosome 2, BIME_Rsan_1.4, whole genome shotgun sequence genome contains the following:
- the LOC119383252 gene encoding uncharacterized protein LOC119383252 — MTLNTTLPVAVSAALPHSTADTPVSRRDFNKRHMLFCVCLPLLPGTWSWLLQIGSNVYVLEVPGAAHITLQNLLPPSHCFADGVIEGDCTSLLLVKFCASQSPWLPVTKTWSWLQQIGSNANVPVVLGAPLVVWPNLLPPSHCFTDGDIQGDETWPLPLQTAPSVFWRVARYRRLVQPAH, encoded by the exons ATGACGTTGAACACCACCCTTCCTGTGGCAGTGTCGGCAGCACTTCCACATTCAACCGCCGATACTCCTGTCAGCAGGAGGGACTTCAATAAGCGCCATATG CTTTTCTGCGTCTGTCTTCCGCTGCTACCCGGGACATGGAGCTGGCTCCTGCAGATTGGGTCCAATGTGTACGTTCTTGAG GTCCCCGGGGCAGCACACATCACATTACAGAACTTACTGCCACcttcgcactgcttcgctgatggcgTCATCGAGGGAGACTGCACATCGCTTCTACTCGTGAAATTTTGTG CTTCCCAGAGTCCATGGCTACCTGTGACAAAGACATGGAGCTGGCTCCAGCAGATTGGTTCTAACGCCAACGTTCCTGTGGTCCTCGGGGCACCACTCGTCGTATGGCCGAACTTATTGCCACCTTCGCACTGCTTCACTGACGGCGACATCCAGGGAGATGAGACGTGGCCACTACCTTTGCAGACG GCTCCCAGCGTGTTCTGGCGTGTGGCGCGCTACAGAAGATTGGTCCAGCCCGCTCATTGA